GCGGGGCAGGGTGATCTGGGGTGGACTGGTTGCGCACGATCAAGTGTGGGTGACGGGTGCGCACTCGGCTACCAGCCTGCAGACGGACCAACCGATCACGATAGGAGGACAGCCGCTGCCGGCAGGAAAGTATGCGCTGTTCACCATTCCGGGGGAGAAGGAGTGGACTGTTATCATCAACAGGAACTGGGAACAGCACCTGGCGGATGACTATTCGGAAGCAGAAGACGTGGTGCGCTTGACCGTGGAGCCTGAGACAACGACGCAGCACCAGGAGCGGCTGCGCTATGAGGTGGTGCCTCAGGGCCAGGATAAAGGTGCAGTTATAATGAATTGGGATAAGCTGAAGTTGACGCTCCCGGTGGGCGTATAGTATGCATGCTTGTGCTCGCGCTTTGAGTACGTCCTATCTTTTGCTTCCTGTTGAAGGCCGGTGTGCGGACGTAACTAATAGATTATTGTACTGTTATGTCGTACCCAGCCTTGCAGGCAAGTTTATTAAATTCTTAATTACTGCTGCTTTGAATCTGGTGTAAACACAGAGGCAACCGATGCGCATCTCAGCGGTCGGCTCCTCTTTCCTGTAGCAAAGTACACTTACCATGTATTGGGAGCGGCAATGCGTATGAACGGATGACGGTGTCGGTAGCTTTTATTTCGTGTTTGTCAGCCCTTCAGCCGGAGCCAGCCACTGCCCTCCAGCAGGGCGTTGCGCACCCGGCGCAGGTCATACAGGGCATGGGCATAGGCTTCTCCGGCGGTGCCCGGATCCGCTGCCAAGTATTCGGCCAGGGTGGTGTACGCCTGGTCCAGGGACTCTGCCAGGCCCAGGGGACCGTCATCGGCCATCACCGCCCGGAGCAGTGGGGCCGTGTCATAGGGCCGGTGGGGCGGGCATTCCTGCTGGAGCGGCGCGGAAGGAGTCCCGCCCGGTGTCGGAGGTGTGTTTTTCTCTTGCATGGCTTTCATAAAGTTAAGGCCGCTGTATCCATCCGAGAGCTCCTGTTCGTGCACATGTATGCCGCTGGTCCGCTAGAGGTTCACGCCTGCCTTAGGACCTGCTGGGACCTGTGCCGGGCTGATTTATTCCTGGATGACTAACTTGGCTGTTGCATTATAGGACATTGTGTATGATTAAAGATAAAAGGAGGTGACTTGACTGGCTAAGCTACCACTTACGGCATCATAACACAAGGTAGATTTTCGGCTTTTTGTAACACGGTCCATCTCCCTTCTATATGTCGTGAAGTCCCTTTATCGCGTGTAAATACACCTTGTTGGCCACGATAATGGCCATTTCTGCTTTCCATGTAACATCAGGGAGGTAGTGCAAAAGCGAGGGAAACTAAAAAAGCCGCCCGAAAACCCAACCTGTCCCAGGGGGCAAGTCGGTTCATCGAAGGACGTAGGGTTGCCCGGCAGCACCAGGCAACCCTTCCTTTTTCAGGCGGCCACGGCGGGCAACCCTTCCCTGTTTTCCGCCGCCTGCAGGCCCAGAATAAAGGTAGCCGCTTTGAAAGCCCTGGCGCTGGCGTAGACAAGCATTGTCCTGTCCGCCTTGAAAACACGCATCCAGCCCTGCAGGTAGGCAACGGAGTTATGGAACACTTCTTCCTTGATGCCGGTGAAGGCGCAGAGGAAAGAGGCGCCCATCTCGGCGATCAGCTCTTCTTTGCCGTAGTTCTCGTCTCCGAAGCGGCCGGCTTTCCCCTGATCCCTGAAGCGGTTGAGCCGGGCGGGGTGACCTGTGGCATGGATCAGCTCGTGGAACAGGGTGGCGTGGTAGGCTTGGGAGGAGTTAAAGCGCTTTCGTTCCGGCAGCTGTACCCTATCCGTTTCTGGGGCGTAGTAGGCCTGTAAACCACCGTGCGCGATGCGGGGCTGCGGCAGGGGAAAGTGCTCCACCACGCGCTGGCAGGCTGCCAATAGCTGCACCTCAGTGCGCTCCAGGGGAGCGGGCAGGGCAAAATCCACGCCTTCCACCTGGTCCAGGTTGAACACGGTCCAGATAAACGGAACGAACGTTTTGGCGTGCCCCTCCTTTTCCTCCTCCTCCTGGCCGGCAGCGCTTTTCCCCGCTTTCCCCTTACTGGTTTTCCAATAGATGACAGGGGTTCCCTTCTCGCCCTTCCGCACGTGCCCACCCAGCTCCTGCGCCTGTTTAAAGGTGAGGAAGTAGGGCGTGGTGAAATTTCTTTCTTCGGTGATGTAGTGAAGGTAAAAGGCGTTGAAGCCTTCGTAGTGCCTGCCGGAGAGGTAGTTCTTTGGTAGCCCATAAGAGGTCCATGGCTTCTGCCAGGGTACTTTTCCCTGCTCCAGCTGCGCCATTATTTCACTTGTTACCTGCTGCGCCAGTTGATCTAGCTTTTGATATGAGTTCATAGCGGTAAATGTTTAGGATTATCCAGTTTTCAATCGTTTCACTATGTAAAGCCTTTCCTGAAGCCCCTCCAGCTTAGCTTTTGCCTGCTCAGGGGTCCAGGTGAAGCGTACCAGGCAGATGGCGGCGGCCTCCCTGGAGGTCATTCGGCCGGTTCCCCTTAGCATCAGGATGGTATCCCAGAGAAGTGCTTGTGTCGTTTCGGCTGCCATGGCTCATACCTCCCACATTAGGTCCAGCGCAGCCATGTACCGCTTAGAGTCAGCGCGCTTCATGGCAACAAGGAAGTTCTTTGCCCATTGCTCGTTTTGGGTTCTTTCCTCTTCTTTAGAAGTGTTTGAGTAAATACATGCCCCATCGCGGCATATGCGGATCTGGCGTTGCTTCACCCGTCCGGTGCTGCCGATCTTTTTGAAGGTTCTGAAGCTCACGGTGTACTGGGAGACTTCAGTGACGTTGGTAGTAATCGATATTGCTTTCATAACTATGTTACATATATACAACATAAGAGATAAATAAAAAAGGCTCCTTGTGTGCCTCTTCTAATAGGTTATACGCTAAAAGTACTACCTATGTTTTATATATACAACATACAAATTAAAAAATTATGCTTTCCCTTTCTCCCATCTCTTGGTCTCGGTGGGGTAGCTTCTTATTTTAGAGATAGTCTTTTCCGGTGGGAATTCTTCCGTGTTGATATACCGCTTGGTTGAGCCGTCCGGCTGCGGTAACTCCTCGACTCCCAGCAACTCGTTTTTGATGCGGTTATTAATGGCCGTGGTAGACACCCCACACAGTTTAGCATACTGGTAGGGGCTCACATACTTAGTATACATTGGTTTGTCTGTGGCCATAGCAATAGGATCTTACGCAAATATATCCCGCTTGTTTTATATGTACAACATAAACATGGGAATTCTCTTTTTCTTCCCTTTTGTCTTTCTATACCAGGTGTCGGTGCTGTACAGGGCAGTGTTTACCACGGGAGAAGGGTGCTTACTTTGAGCAGGACAAAGAGGCAATCGGGCCACGTGATATTAAATGCCTGTTTGAAGAAGCCTTTATGTATGTTGCATAACTGATGATTACCCATCTTATACTGTCTACCCAAGGTTCCAGGTAATCAATGAGCGCGGGGCTTGCTTTGCTGCGGGTAGGGGAAGCCCTCTGTTTGATCAGCTGAAGCATGAAGATGAGCCATCTGAGGGCGCGCGCACGGGAGGCTCTCCGGCAAATTAGCATCATTTGGCGGAGTGCTGGACGGTGGGGAGCGAAGCTTGCGGGGGCTATTGCTTGGGCTTATCAGTTAGCCTTGTAGCTTAGCTCTTTGTTTACAGCATCCGAGTCCTGATCATACAGATAGGTGCTTTCGTCAATAACCTCCCCGTTTCGGCTAACTGTTATCTTCATGGCCATCGCGGCGGGAGCGTCGGCAACAGGGGAGAAGCCCACAGTGGTGCTGATGTCCAATTCGCCCACGCCCTCGGCCTCGTAGGAATAGCTGCCACCCTCCAGGTCCTCATTGTAGAGCACGGTCGGCATGGGCTCGCCGGTGTCGGTATCCTCGAAATCACCGCCGCTTATCCGGACAATTTTCGTGAACTTCTCATACCCGCCCGTTTGCTGCAGGTCCACACGGAAGGTAGCCGTTTCAGGCAGCGGATCACCGTGCTGGGAATCTTTGCAACCGGTAAGCACCAGGGCAAATAATAAAAGGGAGGGGAGACTGTAGCGTGTTTTCATGGTTTCAGGGATTATCGCTTGAACGAAGTAACGTTGGTAATCAGGATGCTATATGTTTACTGTGTTTCCATCACCTCCTGGCCGAAAAAACAGGTTTCAAGGGCGACAGGGACGGGTGAAGCATGTCGTTAAAGTCTTTCATGCCACGGGCTTTGTGCACGTGGAGGCCCGAGCGTACGCCTGATTCCCGCTCAAAGGCACTTAGGCTTAGCTTGGGTACGGGTAGCTCAAAGAGGCGGCCGCTCACATTGAACAGCAGGCTGTCGGACTGCTTCTTAAAGGAGGTTTCCCTGCCGGAGATGGCAGAGGCCAGCACGATGTCGTACACCCGGCCCTGGTAATCGTTGTCAAACAGCGTGTGCTTGGCCGCCAGTGGCCACTGCTCCAGCGCCAGCTTCACCTGGTGGCGGGCGATACCGCCGCCGAACGAAATAAACACGGAGGAGGCCAGGTCTATTTCCTTTCGCTTGAGTTGGTAGAAGCTCATGATGTCAATGGGGTTCTCCCCAAAGTAGACGTTGCGGGTGCGCGCCGGCGCGCCGGCGAAGTCCGCTATCCAGGAGCCGCTCCGGCGGTCCGAGCCGGCGGCTACGCTCTTGAATCCGTAGTTCCTTAGGTCATATCCCACCACCTCAGTGCTGCCCGCCCTGGTGAGCGGGAAGGCGATATTGGCATAGGATTTATCAGGTGCCTTTGCCGTATCCTTCACAAGGCGAAGGAAGGGAAGGAATTTCTCCACAGTCTCAGGTAAAAGCCCGCGCTCTTTGGTGAGGTAGTGGAGTCTTTCCAGGCTTACCGGCTCGGGTGCATAGCGGCTTGTTGTGAACGCCTTCGGTGGGGGAGGGGCAAAGAATGGTTTAACAGGCTGCGGCTCATGGGCAAGACGCGCGAGCACTTTGTTGATGCCTTCCGCCTGGGATTGGTATACTTCGTTGAACCTGGGGAGTCTGTTGGCTACAAAGTCAATCACAGAGCCCCGGTCTACACTGCCGTCCCGGTTAAAGTACAGCTGCCGGGCGCAGTCATGGGGATTGCTGATGATCACCGTGTCCCCGTCCGGGTGTTTGTACTCCAGACGGCGCTTCCCCTTCTGCAGGTTCACCTGGTAACCCAGCGACTCCGCCACCTGGGTGATGGGCACTTTCTCCCGAAATTCTCTGAAGGTAGTCATAGCTCACATGGTTTCAGCGCTTAGGGCCGGGCGGCTTCACCTCGCCCTCCGAGCGGCTGATTCCCTGCTGCGGCGTTTCCGCGCTGGCAGTAAAGCCCCTTGGCTGGGTCAGGTCCACGCGGGCCCGAATAATTTGGTTTGTATCTTTCGTCTCCAGCTCCACCACCTTGCCCTGGCGCAGCCGCTCCTTCTGATCGGCGGAGAGCACCACGTCCTTGATGGCGCTGGGTACTACGAAGTCGCGCACCCTGGCCCGGACGATTTCGTTTGTCTCGGGGTCAAGCTGAAAGAAGTGCTTCTCCGTTTCCCCGTTTTTGGCGGTGTGGTCGCGGAGCAGGAGCTCGCCCCGCTTGAGCTGCTCTATTTCCTTTTCAGTGGCACCGATGTCGTTTCGGACGTGCGCCCGCACTGGATGCACCTGTATCGAGAGGGAGTTGTCGGGGTTTCGGAAAAGCGAAAGCTTTACATCGGCCTCAACCCGCTGGCCGCCGCTAAGCTCCAGGTGGAGCGTCATCAGGCTTGTGCGGTTACCGGACAGCATGCTGGCAAGGTTTTCCGGCTTCATGTCCAGGACATCCTTCCTGCTTAGTCCCAACTTCTCAAACTGGGCATACGGTAAATCCTTTATGTCGAAATGCATATTTATTCTTATAACGTATATTAAAAATAAAAATATAAAAAACGAGCATAAATTAAGTAGGATATATCTAATTTATGTAAAAGGTCATGCTACAGCAGCATGTATCGCTGTGCGGTTTTCCTAGTTTATATAGCTATGTTAAAACTTTGTTTGATTTCGTTGCTGTTGTGCTGTGCCTGGCAGGCGCTCGGTCAGTTCAATACCGTCCGGAAGGTGAAGCGCTTGCCCTCCGTTGAGGTGATCCCGCCACCGGAGCAGGGATTCAGGTCGGATATCGCGGACCTTGCAGTGCCGGATAGCACCAGCCAAGCGAAGCTGGTGCTGACGCTCTCCATGCCCCTGCAGCGGCCTGTCACCAACAGTCCGTACGGGCAGCGGGCAGACCCGCTATCCGGCAAAATAGCCATGCACTGGGGAGTTGACTTCAGGGCCGACCGGGACACCGTGCTAGCCATTATGCCTGGCAGGGTGAAGGAGATCGGCTACAGCCGGGGGCTGGGCAACTATATCGAAGTGGAGCATGGGGCCTACAGCAGCGTTTACGGCCACCTTTCCCTAATTCTTGTACGGGAGTCGGCGGTGGTACCGGCTGGCGCGGCGCTGGCCATCACCGGCAGCACGGGCCGCAGCACAGGCGAGCACCTGCACTTTACCCTCAAGCACCGGGGACGAACGGTTAACCCCACCCCGTACCTAAATGCCATCTACCGCCGCATTGAAGGCGGCAGGCTATCGAACCAACCTTAAGAGCTTCTTCACCTCGCTGAACTGGTGGGAAATTTCGCCCTCCAACAGCGTAAGCTTCTCCAGGGCGATGTTGTTGTAAAGTGTCGTAGTGGGGTCCTGCGGCGGCATAACGATCTCAAAGGCATCGGTAAAAACGAACTTAACCTGGTGGGTGCTGCCGTAGAACTCGAAAACCTGCAGGAGCAGGTCGATACTGCCCCCCTTGCCGTTCTCCATCTTGGAAATCTGCGTTTGGCTCACGCCCATGGCGTCGGCAATGTTCTTCTGTGAGAGGCCCAGGGACGTGCGGAGAAAGATTAGCTTCTCGCCAATATCGGACAAGGTGATGTTCATATGGATATGGTCTTCATGCTTGAAAACGGGCTACAAGTGACGCGATGTCCCTGTTAATCCTGATAAAGTTGTTTTCAAGCTTGGCGGAACGGGAGGCGGCTGATCCAAATTTATAAAATATTGGCATATCCACGTATGCTTCCTCTTCTTTTAAAATACTTTTCAGGTCAAGGGCTATCTTACAGTTGTAGGTGGAGCTGACGTGCTGCCCATCGTAGACGGCATGGTCAAAGGCCACCTGCCCCACCAGCTCACCGGCACGCAGGTTGGCGATCTTGGAGGCCGGGATGAGCGAACCCATCTCCTCATTGATGCTGATGGAGGTGTGGTTGCGGTCAATGCTCAGTCCCTGCTTCTGCTGGCGCACCCGGCCGAATATCTTCTCCAGCCAGTCAAGTGTTTCCCTGTTCCTGACAGAGCCGGAGAGCACGTTTGCGGCCACCGAGCAGATTGTGTCTGCCGCTTCCCTGCCATACTGCTGGCGAAGCTGTGGAAGCTCCTGAAGGCCCAGCAGCACGGCTATCTTGTTGCTCCGGGCTGTGGCTATCAGGTTTTCGACCTTGTGTACGTAAAGGGTGGGCGACTCGTCCACAATCAAACCGCACGGGATATTGCCTTTGGAGTTGATGAGCTTGGTAAGCCGGTTTAGGATAAGGGCGTTGCAGGCGCTGTTGATGCTCTGGGTGGAGGGATCGTTGGCGATCACCAGCACCGACGGGGCCTCTGGGTTCGTGATCTTCAATTCAAAGTCATCCCCGCTTAGCACCCAGAATGTTTCCTTGGTGGCCAGGCGGCCTATGTTAATCTTGAGCGTACCGATCTGCCCCTCCAGCTGGTCAAATGCCTTGTTTATATAGGCAGTGCGGAAGGGGGAAAGCAAACTCATAAGCTGCGGCTCTGTAAAGAGCAGGTCGAATATCTCGTCATAGCCTTGGTTGATAAAGGCCATCACGTGCGGAAAGGTGGAGTAGCGGCCCCCATCGTGCCTGCTAAGAAAGAAGATGCAGCTGGCCAGGAAGTTTACGGCCGACTGCGTGAAGAACTGCGCCGCGCCCGATTCCTTGTCGTTCCTGGTGAGTGACTGCAGGAGCGCCTCGGCTGTCTCCGTGGCATCGGCCAGCGTGGGCAGGTACTCGGGCTTTAGCGGGTTAAAGCGGCGGCTGTGCTCGACGCTGTTGAAGTTCACCACATGGAACTTGTGCTGCTTCAGCACGCCCCGCTTCTTATTGACCAGGTAGTGATAATAGGCGATCCTGCCAAGGTCGGGAAACTTGAAGTCGTACACGGCCATCGAGAAGCCTTTGGCCAATAACTGCTTGATAAACGGGTTCACTACCGAGAAGGACTTACCGGATCCCGGCGTGCCGATCAGCAGCGTAGCCCGGAACGGGTTGACGATGTTGAGCCAGCCTTTGTTGATCTTGCGGCGGTAGTAGAAGTGCATCGGGATGTTGACCGAGTAGGGCGTTTCCATTAGCTTGCGGCTTTGCTCAAACGACTCATTCTCCACGTTGAACTTATCCTTTAGCAGGCCGCCCTGGATGTGCTTGGAGACATTATCGAGGGCCACATGGATAAGCACAGCCCCTATAAGCGAGAAAGCCATGTAGCCCGCCTCAAACACCGTCACGCCGTAAAGCAGCACGTCCGGCGTCACGTAGAAGTAGAATACCCCGGCTCCCAGGAACAGCCCAATGCCCAGCACCAGCGGCAGGAAGATGTGCTTTACCCGGCTATGGCTTAAACTCTTCTGCCCTTTGGTCCCGATGGATACGATCACGATCAACAGAAAGGTGAATGCTTTGGAGTAATAGATGTTGTCGTAGATCGGGATGCGACCCAGCTTCTCGAGCACTGGCGCCGCCACAGCAAGTACCGGGTGGTGTGAGAGGATAAGCACAGTAAACTCGGTAAACAGGGAAACATAGATAAGCCCCTGCAGGAAGGTGTACAGCTTCTTGATGTCGCTTGATTCGTCCATATGTTACTGTCTTTTTTACAGAGGGTAAAATAATATTATCTTGTAATCAGTTAGAATAAAGCGCTTACTTCTAAGGTGAGCGCTGTTTAGTGTTGGAAAGAGGAGCCCTCGGGTTCCTCTTTTTATGCCCGTCACCTGCTTCCGCTGTGGCGGTTCTTCTGCTCTTTCAGCAAATTCAGTATTTCCCGGTATCCCTTTTAAGTGTTTTCAGCTAGACGTTATCTTACTCGCGTTTAATTTCTTTGCATTGTGTTTTTTGAATTCGAAAGAAGGGAGTGGACATGGGGAAGTACTTCAAAATAAAACTAGAGCTTGATAATAGCTCGGCAGGGCTGTGGGCCCCTATTATGGCAAATAGTGCTGGCGAAGCTGTTGTAAAGGCAGATGAGCGGTGTTTTGGAACACCTTTTACAATTTGCGGTATGTCGGTTACAGAGATCGACATAATCGAGTACCGCAGTCTCCTCACAGAACCCGCCAAAAAGTATAACCTCTTCTCATTAGATGCCGCGTTCATGAACTATAAACTAGACACGGGGTACTGAAAGTTATAGCGTGTCAGCGTTAAGCACATCCCGGTAGTTCACCTTCATCGAGATCGTGCGGCCCGAGACCTGCTCCTCCGACACCTCCATGTTAAAGACCTTCTCATCTGGGAAGGTGAAGCGCTTGAAGACGTACACGTTGCGGTACTTGCGTTTGAAATTGTCCGCATCGTAGAGCGTAAACACCGGCTCCACCTCCAGCTGCTGAAAGTTGGTTGCCTTCAGCACCTTCCTGTCCTCAATCTTAAAGCGCACCTGGTCGATGGCGTAGGGGATGTTGGTGCGGTTCTTCATGGTCACGTCCACAAAGAAGTAGTCGCCCACCGTGTAAATGTTGTTGAGCTGCAGCTGCACCTTTTGCTTCGTAGCTGACACGTGGCGCATCTCGGGCCGCTGCTGGACGGCAAGCAGGGCAAAGCGCTGCATTTCCTCGTGGCTCATCGAGACGGCCGGGTTCAGGTACTCGTCGATGTTGGTGGGGTCGATCCTTACCTCTGAATCGGCTTTGGAGGGCGAGGCGGCATACACGAGCTTGTACTGGATCATAAACCTTTCGCCCACCACTGTCACCACACCCAGGGTAGGCTTGCCGTTCTTTGGTTTGATGCGAAGTATATTGGCAACGGGAATATCGCCTGCGACGTCATCGGTCGAGATGTCCACGTAGGTGATCGGCTCGGGGCTGACCAGGTGCGTGGAAATGTCCTTGTGCACGTAGAGCACCACCGGCTCTGCCTGCCCGAAACCAGCGTAGGAGAGGAGCAGCAGGGAGAATAGCGTTAGTAGCTGTTTCATATTACTTTTTTGCTTTGTTGTCAATCAGGTACACGACTGTGTTGTATTTGAGCCTGGCCTTATTCTTCCGGATAGACTTGCCCGCGGCCTGCGTGGCGGTCTGGGCCATGCGGTCCATCATCGCGTAAAGCATCTGCGCGGAGTTGTCGGGGTTGTCGCCGAAGGTGATGGACTGGCCGGAGGAGGCGTTGCTGCCCAGCTCCTTTGTGAAGTTCCGAAACTGCGAGTCGGGCACGTACAGGCCTTTCATCCCGTCATTGTCGTAGATACTCATGCGCACCGGCAGGATCTCATCGCCCACCAGTATGGAGCTCACAGTGACCTCCACGCGCTGGGCACTGAAGCCCGTCACGGTGCCGTAGAGGTAGCTGCCCTTGTCGATCTGAGTTTCCCCCACATAGATAGCATCCAGCAGCCTGACGCGAATCCTGCCCCCGTCACGCACCTTTAGCCCCTCATCCAGCATTGCCTTGATAAACTGCTCGTCATCGCTGCCGCCGACCGTGTTGAAGTAGGCGATGTTAGGATTTAGCGTCTTTCTTACGGCGAGTGCCTCCGGCTCCTTTGGCTCTGGTTTAGGGGCTGTTGCGGCTTTTCGCTCCGGCTCACTTCCGGCGCGGCCCAGGCTGTCGACATAGGCCATCTGCTCGCGGAACAGGCGCATTTCCTTCTCATAATCCGACTCTCTTTTCACGGCAGGCCTGCGTGCAGGCGCAGCGGTGTAGCGTTCCCGATCCTGCCGCTCCCCCACGCGCTCCATGAAGCCGGGAGAGGGCTTGTTGGATAGTATCTGGTTGTTGATGCTGTCGAGCATGGCCTGTTCCTCGGCGGTGTAGGCGCTGCCGTACGCGCGCTCCGCCTTGGTCTGCTCCAATCCCCGAATGGCCGAGTAGTCGGTGCGGTACTTGTGCTCCTGCTGCGAGGCGTTGAACTTGTCCATCACCGGGCGCTTGGCAAGGTTTGCGTCCGGCAGGGAGGTGTTGAGCGTCGTGGTGTCGGCCTGCATAACCGCCAGTTGCTCGTCTGTGCTCACCGGCTGGAAGGTGTCCAGGTACAGGTAGTTGAAGATGAACAGGAAAGGCAGTACGATAAGCGGCAGGATGTAGCGGCCGCTCTTGAAGTCAATCTTTCTCATGGATGATACGGTTTAGCTGTTGGTCCATATCCTTTAAAAATGCACTGTCGCGCGCTGTCAGGCTGTCGGGGTTGATGGCCTGCACCGCCGAGTAGAGGCGCAGCAGCTCCAGCATATCCGCCGTTGGCGCGGGCGTGGCGGGCTGTGCCTGGTGGAGTTGCCGGAAGATGCCATCGAGGGAGGAAGCTTCGCATTCCTTCCGGAAGAAAAGCAGCCACACAAGGCCCATGCCCATTACCGCGAACATCGCCGCGATCATAAAGCGCGGCCTCTGGTTGGCCCACCCCGCCGCTTTCTGCCTTTGGTTGCGGAGCCAGTTAAAAGCTTTTCTTCTCCACATAGTCCAGGTCTTTGTTGACGACTGTTTTCCAGTTCTTGATGAGGAGCCCGTGCGGGTTGTTCTCCGTGCGCGGCACGTCCTGCAGGTGGCCCTCGGTCACCAGTAGCCTGGTGGCGATGGAGGTGCTGCGCTCAATGCGCTGTCTGCCGTAGTAGCGGAAGTGGCGGTTCTCATCCACCTGCACGCTATCGGTTTTGATTGTCAGCACAGCGGAGCTTGCCAGTATGGAGTTGTAGTAGCCTTTCTCCTTGAGGTTGTTGTACTGGGCAAGCCCCGTATCGTCCACCAGGTACATGGCTTTGGAGAGGTTGGCCTTTATGTACTCATCATCGGGGGGCAGCGTGAAGAAAAGCAGGTGAAACATGTTCACGTGCGATTTGTACTCCACCATGCGGTTAGTGCCCTGCGCGCTCTGGCTCACCAGCACCGGCACGTTGTGGTCGAGCACGTAAATGTTCTTGCGCTGCTCGTTGACCAGGCTGTAGGCGAAAAAACACACCACGGCCACCAACACCACCGATGTGATGAAGCTGCCCACGCTCACGGCTAAGGCGAGCTTAATCTTCTTTTCTATGTTGTTGATCATGGCTTTGGGTTTTTACCTTGACATTTTGCGTATGGCCTTCCCGGCACCCCCGGCCACAGAGCCCAAGGCGCTGCCAATGCCGCTTGTGTTGATGATCCAGGTGGAGATGGCCGGGATGGTGAGCATGGCCAGCCCGCCCACAATCAGGCTCACGATGTAGAAGCTTATGTTTCCGGAAGGGTAGGAGACGTAGGCGATAAACATGTCCTCATTATCCATCACGGCCTTGAGAATCTCTATTTCCCGCATCAGCCCGTACTTGATGAGCACAAACGAAATGGACATGACGATATAGCCGATGGCCGAGTAAAGCCCCACCGAGATATAGCGGCCGATCCACGTCAGGTAAGCGTCCTGAAAGCCTGGCAGCACGCTCATGGCAAAGGAGAAGGGGCCCAGTATCACCAATATCCCGGCAAAGATGATCTGCAGGAAAAAAATGATGTAGGTGCAGACCTGAAATAGCAGGATAACAATGTACTCCACCACGCGCATCATTGTAAAATGCATCTTGGCCATGAGCATCAGGTAATAACCCTTCATCTTGTTGAACATCGGCTCCAGGTCAATCCCCATCGTTTCCATCCAGTCGCTTTCCTGCGTCTCGGCCTGCACCTGCTCAAACTCCGCGCTGGAGTCGGAGAGCTTCTTGGCCACGCTGTCCACCAGTGCCACCCGCTGCGTGTGCAGGTCCTGCACCTGGTCTATCTGGCCCTCATACATGGCTCTGGAGGAATCGTTCACCACAGTGAGAGGGAAGTTCACAGCGTCCACGAAACCGCCCCAGAACACGATCACAAGTGCCAGCGCGAAAGGGCGGAACAGGGCCATGTAGCGCAGCGGCTCGTCGCCCACCATCATCTTGTAAGCCTCCATGGCAAAGTAGAGCAGCATGAAGATGGCGGCCAGCGCCTGGGCGTCGGCAATGAAGCTGTCGGCAAGGTCGCGGATGTTGAGGAACAGCCCGTCGAACAGGTCGAAAATCGATTTGTCTATCAGTTCCCTCATCTACCGGCGGGCTTACGCTTTGTATCGGTTGCCTTTTTACTGTCGGCTTTCTTGGCTTTGCTGCGGGCCGCTTTCACGGCAGGCAGGCAACTAGTGGGTGCTTCCATGACTGGTCTTTCCATTACTCTGTAAGTTTGTTGGTTGTGTTAAAAAGGGTGATGATGCGGCGGTAATACCCGCGCAACTCGGTGAGATCCTTGAGGTAGCCCTGGAACGATTCCCCCTTGGCCGCGTCGTCCTCATAGGAGTCGATGGTTAATCCAATGTCTGTGTTGATGCGCTCGCGGTGCTCCATGAGCTTGAGCAGCATATCGGCCTTTACGCCCGCTTTCACGGCCTCCAGGTGCAGCAGGCTTAGCTGCCCGTTCAACTCGT
The nucleotide sequence above comes from Pontibacter akesuensis. Encoded proteins:
- a CDS encoding DUF2911 domain-containing protein, with amino-acid sequence MMTKRYTSLFVLLCCAFLSGCGQEPAVEETTEHTKHHTTTKEATGPEGAQAIGAQSEPDTLKGSLKAEAHGMIGPAHVTVAYHSPAVRGRVIWGGLVAHDQVWVTGAHSATSLQTDQPITIGGQPLPAGKYALFTIPGEKEWTVIINRNWEQHLADDYSEAEDVVRLTVEPETTTQHQERLRYEVVPQGQDKGAVIMNWDKLKLTLPVGV
- a CDS encoding ArdC family protein, which codes for MNSYQKLDQLAQQVTSEIMAQLEQGKVPWQKPWTSYGLPKNYLSGRHYEGFNAFYLHYITEERNFTTPYFLTFKQAQELGGHVRKGEKGTPVIYWKTSKGKAGKSAAGQEEEEKEGHAKTFVPFIWTVFNLDQVEGVDFALPAPLERTEVQLLAACQRVVEHFPLPQPRIAHGGLQAYYAPETDRVQLPERKRFNSSQAYHATLFHELIHATGHPARLNRFRDQGKAGRFGDENYGKEELIAEMGASFLCAFTGIKEEVFHNSVAYLQGWMRVFKADRTMLVYASARAFKAATFILGLQAAENREGLPAVAA
- a CDS encoding beta-barrel fold lipoprotein, translating into MKTRYSLPSLLLFALVLTGCKDSQHGDPLPETATFRVDLQQTGGYEKFTKIVRISGGDFEDTDTGEPMPTVLYNEDLEGGSYSYEAEGVGELDISTTVGFSPVADAPAAMAMKITVSRNGEVIDESTYLYDQDSDAVNKELSYKAN
- a CDS encoding DUF3991 domain-containing protein, whose amino-acid sequence is MTTFREFREKVPITQVAESLGYQVNLQKGKRRLEYKHPDGDTVIISNPHDCARQLYFNRDGSVDRGSVIDFVANRLPRFNEVYQSQAEGINKVLARLAHEPQPVKPFFAPPPPKAFTTSRYAPEPVSLERLHYLTKERGLLPETVEKFLPFLRLVKDTAKAPDKSYANIAFPLTRAGSTEVVGYDLRNYGFKSVAAGSDRRSGSWIADFAGAPARTRNVYFGENPIDIMSFYQLKRKEIDLASSVFISFGGGIARHQVKLALEQWPLAAKHTLFDNDYQGRVYDIVLASAISGRETSFKKQSDSLLFNVSGRLFELPVPKLSLSAFERESGVRSGLHVHKARGMKDFNDMLHPSLSPLKPVFSARR
- a CDS encoding DUF4099 domain-containing protein, producing the protein MHFDIKDLPYAQFEKLGLSRKDVLDMKPENLASMLSGNRTSLMTLHLELSGGQRVEADVKLSLFRNPDNSLSIQVHPVRAHVRNDIGATEKEIEQLKRGELLLRDHTAKNGETEKHFFQLDPETNEIVRARVRDFVVPSAIKDVVLSADQKERLRQGKVVELETKDTNQIIRARVDLTQPRGFTASAETPQQGISRSEGEVKPPGPKR
- a CDS encoding M23 family metallopeptidase, which produces MLKLCLISLLLCCAWQALGQFNTVRKVKRLPSVEVIPPPEQGFRSDIADLAVPDSTSQAKLVLTLSMPLQRPVTNSPYGQRADPLSGKIAMHWGVDFRADRDTVLAIMPGRVKEIGYSRGLGNYIEVEHGAYSSVYGHLSLILVRESAVVPAGAALAITGSTGRSTGEHLHFTLKHRGRTVNPTPYLNAIYRRIEGGRLSNQP
- a CDS encoding helix-turn-helix domain-containing protein, with the translated sequence MNITLSDIGEKLIFLRTSLGLSQKNIADAMGVSQTQISKMENGKGGSIDLLLQVFEFYGSTHQVKFVFTDAFEIVMPPQDPTTTLYNNIALEKLTLLEGEISHQFSEVKKLLRLVR